TTGACATGCTAACGACATCAGTCCGGTTACTCATCTACTATCTCAAGCATCGTCAGATTCCAGTATTCACTTAAATCATTCTTGATTGCGCAACGCCTAAAAGACTATGCTTCCTTTCTTGCACGAGCTTCCTCTCTCCATCGTGCCAGTTGAGTACATGTCGGAGTGCCTGAGAACATTTCTCTAGCCCAGTGTTCACAGTTATAGCTTAGCTTATTCCAAATACGCTTCTCTGATTGTCGGGCTAATTTAATACGCTGTTCAACTTGGCTGTAGGGAACCATATCAGGCAGATGTTCCTCCACAATCCAGGATGGCTCATAGGCAACCTCATGAATATACCCAAATCCTTTCTCAACTAAGTTATTTTGAGCCTTTACAGTCGAGCCAGTGAAAAAGTGAGCAACTCGGAAACCCTTAGGACTAGACACTAGCACACCGTAGTGTTCGTAGTCTTGTCCATTTTCATCTTTACATAAAACCGATACAAGATCGCCTACCTTTACGACTTCACCATTGATATCACAAACATCAGGAACTTTATCTAGTAACGTATAGCAGTCTGACAAAGTGAGTAACTGCCGTTCAGTCGCGGAAAATGGTGAACTAATCCACTTTGGATCAATGCTGGCTCGCAGATCTACAACCTCATCGAACCTATCCGATGCCCATTTCAAATGATTTTGTAAGTTTTTCAGAGCACTAGCATGTTGCTTGTCATCTAGTCTTGTAAACTCTTTGTCTATTTCTATATCCAAGCATGTCACAATCCGATCGCAAACGGCTAGGATTTCTTGATCTCGTGTATGTTTGACTATTTTATTGATTTCATTACGAATGGTGCCATTATTCATGTGTTCTTGAATATGGGCAAGTAAATGCAATGCTTTGCTAGGGCTTGAATAGGTAGGCATGGTTTTAACATTCGGCAGAAAGACACAGTTTTCGGAAATCCGAATTATGGACACTTATACCAGGTTGATACTTCTTTTCGTATTTCGCAAGCAGCGCTTTAAAAGCATCAATAATCCGGATTCAAAGGTGTTGAAAATCATCCTTTCTTAGCCTTAGACTGGCGTTCTGCTTTAGACTCTTTCTCCATCTCATCAATTAGCTCGTCAGTTACCCTGGGCATTGGTACCTGACTGGATTGTATGTTTACTTGACTTCCATAAATGTTTATGGTTGCATCTTTCACTTCTATGGGTAAGCTACCTTTAGAGGCTGCTTGTCCAGCAGTCTTTGCGGAGGCTTGAGCTGAGTTATTGCTTGCAGCAGAGGTCATGACTGGTTACCTAATCAGATGTTTTTTCGCTTGGATTCTAAACAGGAGTGAAGAAGCTTGGTCATGCTAGGGATACTTCACATTACGATTATTCCCCTAATCATAGGAGAAATAACCGAATTGGGCGATCGCCTCCCCCATGGTCTGTGGTTGAATGAAAAGCACAATGTTTCGCAACCATCGTGGGTAAAGCAGGTATGAGCCAGGAATCCAGCAGCGGGTGGAAATGGCAGACGGGGCCAATGGTATGGGAGGTGAGCCGGGGGGCGTTGATGGCCGCCGCACTGTTTTGGGTGGTGGTGCTGGTCTTGGTGCTACACCGCCACCATGCCATGTATCCCTCCTACGCCTCCTTCGACCAAGGCATTTTCAACCAAGTGTTTTGGAACAACAGCCACGGTCGCTGGTTCCAAAGTTCTCTCTCCTCCAGCCTGTCCACCCCCGTTGTCCACGATGGTCAGGTGCCGGATGTGTCCTACCGGCGACTGGGACAACATTTCACCCCGGCCCTGCTGCTGTGGCTGCCGATCTATGCGATCGCCCCCTCCCCCACCACCCTATTTATCATTCAGGTAACCCTGGTGACCTTGGCGGGTCTAGTGCTCTACAACCTGGCCCGGTGCTATCTCACGCCGCAGCTCTCCACCCTGATCGCCATTAGCTACTACGGAGCCAATTCCGTCATCGGGCCCAGCTTGGCGAACTTCCACGACATTTGCCAACTGCCCTTGTTTTTCTTCAGCCTCTTTCTCGCCCTAGAAAAACGCTGGTGGGCCCTGTTTTGGATCATGGCGGGACTGATTTTGCTGGTGCGGGAAGATGCGGGGGTGGCGCTGTTTGGCGTTGGCGTCTATCTGCTGGTCAGCCGTCGCTATCCCTGGCTGGGCGCGATTCTCTGTGGTCTTAGCCTGGGCTATATGCTGCTGCTGACAAACCTGATCATGCCGCTGTTTTCCGAAGATATTTCTCGGCGATTCATGATTGAGCAATTTGGCCAGTACGTCGAGGGCGATGAGGCCAGCACCCTAGATGTAATCGGGGGCATGGTCAGCAATCCGGGGCGCTTGCTGCAGGAATTGGTCAATCCCCTGGGGGACAAAATTCGCTACCTGCTGGGGCATTGGCTGCCGCTGATGTTTATCCCAGCGATCGCTCCCTCTGCTTGGCTTTTGGCAGGCGTGCCCTTACTCAAAACCTTTCTGCGCCAAGACCCCATCGCCCTATCGATTAACCTGCGCTATTCCATGAACATTGTGCCGGGCTTATTCTACGGCGCTGTCCTCTGGTGGTCGGTGCATCCCCAGGCGATTCGTCAGCGCTGGGTGCGGGGCCTGTGGATTGCGGCCATCACCCTATCGATTTTGTTCACCATCA
The Leptolyngbya sp. CCY15150 DNA segment above includes these coding regions:
- a CDS encoding DUF2079 domain-containing protein, which encodes MSQESSSGWKWQTGPMVWEVSRGALMAAALFWVVVLVLVLHRHHAMYPSYASFDQGIFNQVFWNNSHGRWFQSSLSSSLSTPVVHDGQVPDVSYRRLGQHFTPALLLWLPIYAIAPSPTTLFIIQVTLVTLAGLVLYNLARCYLTPQLSTLIAISYYGANSVIGPSLANFHDICQLPLFFFSLFLALEKRWWALFWIMAGLILLVREDAGVALFGVGVYLLVSRRYPWLGAILCGLSLGYMLLLTNLIMPLFSEDISRRFMIEQFGQYVEGDEASTLDVIGGMVSNPGRLLQELVNPLGDKIRYLLGHWLPLMFIPAIAPSAWLLAGVPLLKTFLRQDPIALSINLRYSMNIVPGLFYGAVLWWSVHPQAIRQRWVRGLWIAAITLSILFTITSNPNRSLSFIIPDSIQPQVYLPAPQQWQHVAKIRGFMAEIPRDASVSATSHIVAHLSSRRQVLRFPDLSLQNDADEVVEMDYVLLDLEQLVTYQTVFADDRQRLQRAVRVVDRILERDRYGVQGFTDGILFLRRATPSQPDALAAWQAYRQAIAAAVD